The proteins below are encoded in one region of Leptospira sp. WS4.C2:
- a CDS encoding low molecular weight protein-tyrosine-phosphatase — MKEKTKVLFICLGNICRSPAAEGAFQNLIQQKKLENLFEIDSCGTSGYHDGDLADPRTRKVAEKRGIRLTHKSRKINEKDLSHFDYLLVMDENNFQDVISLTTDKKIQEKVFLFGQFRSDQGIPIIPDPYYKNESAFEMVQNLVEDCSHGFLNFLGVEKCLK; from the coding sequence ATGAAAGAAAAAACCAAAGTCCTCTTTATCTGCTTGGGAAACATTTGCCGATCTCCCGCTGCAGAAGGAGCATTCCAAAATCTAATACAACAAAAGAAGTTAGAAAACTTATTTGAAATCGATTCGTGCGGAACCTCAGGATACCATGATGGTGATTTAGCTGATCCAAGAACACGAAAAGTCGCAGAAAAACGAGGAATCCGTTTAACACACAAGTCCAGAAAAATAAACGAAAAAGATTTATCTCATTTTGACTATTTGTTGGTAATGGACGAGAACAACTTTCAAGATGTAATCAGTCTAACTACTGATAAAAAAATTCAGGAAAAAGTATTCCTGTTTGGCCAGTTTAGAAGTGACCAAGGCATTCCAATAATTCCTGATCCATATTATAAAAATGAATCTGCATTTGAAATGGTTCAAAATCTAGTGGAAGATTGTTCTCATGGCTTTTTAAATTTCTTGGGAGTAGAGAAATGTCTCAAATAA
- a CDS encoding M48 family metallopeptidase: MIDFKIERKTTKGKTISLVVYQNGKVVLKHPARVHKKQLEEFLSEKKDWILSKLKELPKDIPKKLKFEDGERTHIFGIPTTIYLSSQKKYNYTEGTIQIPNLNKELSRIRKGKLALKEILLEKIKPLVETTATALNTKVTKISIKTMRSLWGSCNSKNQISLNLSLVHCPDNIIEYIILHEIAHTIEHNHSSKFWKIVESQNPDYKVAEKWLKEIGKKYIYYLN; this comes from the coding sequence ATGATAGATTTTAAAATCGAAAGAAAAACTACAAAAGGGAAAACTATCTCACTAGTAGTGTATCAGAATGGAAAAGTAGTTTTAAAACATCCCGCGAGGGTACATAAAAAACAACTGGAAGAATTCTTATCTGAAAAAAAAGACTGGATTCTATCCAAACTTAAAGAACTACCGAAAGATATTCCAAAAAAATTAAAATTCGAAGACGGGGAAAGAACCCATATTTTTGGAATCCCGACAACCATCTATCTAAGCTCCCAAAAAAAATATAACTATACCGAAGGAACCATTCAGATTCCAAATCTAAACAAGGAATTATCTAGGATTCGCAAAGGAAAACTTGCGTTAAAGGAAATACTTCTAGAAAAAATCAAACCACTAGTAGAGACAACCGCAACTGCTTTAAATACAAAAGTCACAAAAATTTCTATCAAAACAATGCGATCCCTCTGGGGAAGCTGCAATTCAAAAAATCAAATATCGCTAAACCTAAGTTTAGTACATTGCCCAGACAATATTATCGAATACATTATCTTACATGAAATCGCTCATACTATCGAACATAATCACTCCTCAAAATTTTGGAAAATTGTGGAATCACAAAACCCAGATTACAAAGTTGCAGAAAAATGGCTTAAAGAAATTGGCAAAAAGTATATTTACTATCTAAATTAA
- a CDS encoding AAA family ATPase yields MQINKEQITEISDQVKLLRSELSKSISGMDNVIQSLFVGLIGNGHVLLEGMPGLAKTLVAKNLASTIDAKYSRVQFTPDLLPADLTGTNIFNPKTSSFEIRKGPIFTNVLLADEINRAPAKVQSALLQCMEERQVSIADQTFDLEPPFFVIATQNPIDQEGTYPLPEAQLDRFLFKVIVTYPSFDDEVSILHQHGNLDFTKKYPKKTISPKEIQKISEISNNVFVEPKLQNYIVNLTRNTRPETTTDNELKNFIQHGVSPRASIAMLKVSRINALLEGRDFVIPEDIQRFFSEIVKHRLHLTIDAISEDISTDSIIKRILSVTEVP; encoded by the coding sequence ATGCAAATAAACAAAGAACAAATTACTGAAATATCCGACCAAGTAAAACTACTTCGGTCGGAACTATCGAAATCAATATCAGGGATGGATAATGTGATCCAATCCCTTTTTGTCGGATTAATTGGCAATGGGCATGTCTTACTCGAAGGAATGCCAGGCCTTGCAAAAACTCTTGTAGCAAAAAATTTAGCATCCACTATCGATGCGAAATATTCCAGAGTGCAGTTTACACCAGACTTATTGCCAGCAGACCTTACCGGCACAAACATCTTTAATCCCAAAACATCATCCTTTGAAATCAGAAAAGGTCCCATATTCACCAATGTTTTGTTAGCCGATGAAATCAATAGGGCACCTGCCAAGGTTCAATCCGCTTTATTACAATGTATGGAAGAAAGACAAGTCTCCATTGCAGATCAGACTTTTGATTTGGAGCCTCCATTTTTTGTAATTGCAACTCAAAATCCAATTGACCAAGAAGGAACTTACCCTCTCCCAGAAGCACAATTGGATCGCTTTTTATTCAAAGTGATAGTCACCTATCCGTCATTTGACGATGAAGTATCTATTTTACACCAACATGGCAATTTAGATTTCACAAAGAAATATCCGAAAAAGACCATTTCCCCAAAGGAAATTCAAAAGATTTCGGAAATATCCAACAATGTCTTTGTTGAACCAAAACTCCAAAACTACATTGTAAACCTAACAAGGAACACAAGACCAGAAACCACAACTGACAATGAATTAAAGAATTTTATCCAACACGGTGTCAGCCCGAGGGCTAGTATTGCCATGCTTAAGGTAAGCAGGATCAATGCATTGTTAGAGGGACGTGACTTTGTGATTCCTGAAGATATCCAACGTTTTTTTTCGGAGATTGTAAAACACCGACTTCACCTAACCATTGATGCTATTAGCGAGGATATCAGCACAGATTCCATTATAAAAAGAATCCTATCTGTTACGGAAGTTCCTTAG
- a CDS encoding LIC20035 family adhesin has product MKLKFLYLLITILAIQCSGASIKDGSGDQEFELKFSKGKWVRTERFKNSGGIRAIGEVKAECGGAKCTEDQVTKFAPAKIKSLPKQGSWEEYIQFEQPGSTAENPKYKSTLDQVGEYIDGKKTGIWKKPDPDSPQKFLAETPWVDGKKEGIAKTFDKQGNVTSETTYVDDKKNGPYYRKNNKGEWVEKGSFKDNEEDGEWTYYFVGADGNGIKTKVSYNNGLKNGQEINYYKDGAIESQGSYVSDVRSGLWKMFGPKGNVLAEGTYSKKENSDNLDIKYERTGVWKEYYADGKIFGTGPRKHTRTGEWKFYYKNGQIGYQGNMANESMLESAKVYDNTGKILGEGKLFFSLVKIDEETQDLKLNYKPSIPYTYFYPSGKKRMVIRSTEDATEYSEDGKELGKGPVEPQGRKMGCWTIGGKTEYYMIDKPMPKMTPSQCK; this is encoded by the coding sequence ATGAAACTAAAATTTCTCTACTTACTCATTACAATACTGGCCATCCAATGTTCCGGTGCCTCCATAAAAGACGGGTCGGGTGACCAAGAGTTTGAATTAAAATTCTCCAAAGGAAAATGGGTCAGAACAGAACGTTTCAAGAACTCAGGCGGAATCCGTGCGATTGGCGAAGTAAAAGCGGAATGCGGCGGTGCAAAATGTACAGAAGATCAAGTAACAAAGTTTGCTCCTGCAAAAATCAAATCATTACCCAAACAAGGATCCTGGGAAGAATACATTCAATTCGAACAGCCAGGTTCCACAGCAGAAAATCCAAAATACAAATCTACGCTAGACCAAGTGGGCGAGTATATAGATGGCAAAAAAACAGGAATTTGGAAAAAACCCGATCCAGACAGTCCACAAAAATTCCTTGCAGAAACTCCTTGGGTGGATGGGAAAAAAGAAGGAATCGCTAAAACTTTCGACAAACAAGGTAACGTAACCTCAGAAACAACCTATGTAGATGATAAAAAAAATGGGCCTTACTACAGAAAGAATAATAAAGGTGAGTGGGTAGAAAAGGGATCTTTTAAAGACAACGAAGAAGATGGCGAATGGACATACTACTTTGTAGGGGCTGATGGAAACGGAATCAAAACAAAAGTTTCTTATAACAACGGACTAAAAAACGGACAAGAAATAAATTATTACAAAGATGGTGCAATAGAATCACAAGGATCATATGTGTCAGATGTTCGTTCCGGTTTGTGGAAAATGTTTGGACCAAAAGGAAACGTTTTAGCGGAAGGAACCTATTCCAAAAAAGAAAATTCTGATAACTTAGACATTAAGTATGAAAGAACAGGAGTCTGGAAAGAATACTACGCTGACGGGAAAATATTTGGGACCGGACCAAGAAAACACACAAGGACCGGCGAATGGAAGTTCTACTATAAAAATGGGCAGATTGGATACCAAGGCAATATGGCTAACGAAAGTATGTTAGAATCTGCTAAAGTTTATGATAATACAGGTAAAATTCTTGGAGAAGGAAAATTATTCTTTTCACTCGTCAAAATTGATGAAGAAACTCAAGACTTAAAACTTAATTACAAACCAAGTATTCCTTATACTTACTTCTATCCATCTGGAAAAAAAAGAATGGTAATTCGTTCGACTGAGGATGCCACCGAATATTCAGAAGATGGGAAAGAGCTTGGGAAAGGGCCTGTGGAACCTCAAGGAAGAAAGATGGGATGTTGGACCATTGGAGGCAAAACAGAATACTATATGATTGATAAACCAATGCCAAAAATGACTCCATCGCAATGCAAATAA
- a CDS encoding DUF58 domain-containing protein, translating to MLSPELKRLLQVLQWETKKKFSSTRQGFLAMSERGRGLDFKEVRNYHFGDDIRYIDWNVTSRTGELYTKEYYEERDASIIIFYDRSDSMNDSKKETAFQIALFLSLFHIKMGNRILLVTFSDTSLSPGKWLRTELDVFSAFAKIAKQAQGGVTNYSDAYQFAFRLYPKFAVSYWISDFIDFSSYITKNIIYKTWEPIGVWIQDELDTLQPPFWLRMFREISQEQVNFRNRENTYTKDLKAAKSFFGVNLLQINPNTKLSNQILPLFKIKRNG from the coding sequence ATGTTATCCCCCGAACTGAAACGACTACTTCAAGTTTTACAATGGGAGACCAAAAAAAAGTTTTCTTCCACTAGACAAGGATTCTTGGCAATGTCAGAGCGGGGAAGGGGACTAGATTTTAAAGAGGTTAGGAATTATCACTTCGGGGATGACATCCGTTATATTGATTGGAACGTAACATCAAGAACTGGCGAACTTTACACCAAAGAATACTATGAAGAACGAGATGCTTCGATTATCATCTTTTATGATAGAAGTGACTCAATGAACGATTCTAAAAAGGAAACCGCATTCCAAATTGCACTATTTTTATCCTTATTTCATATCAAAATGGGAAATCGAATTTTACTTGTAACATTTTCCGACACAAGCCTATCTCCAGGCAAATGGTTAAGAACAGAATTGGATGTTTTTTCAGCATTTGCAAAGATCGCAAAACAGGCTCAAGGTGGTGTCACAAACTATTCAGATGCATACCAATTTGCTTTCAGGTTATATCCCAAATTTGCTGTATCTTACTGGATATCAGATTTCATAGATTTCTCAAGTTACATTACTAAAAATATAATTTATAAAACTTGGGAACCAATTGGAGTTTGGATTCAAGATGAATTAGATACTTTGCAACCTCCTTTTTGGCTTCGTATGTTTCGAGAAATTTCACAAGAACAAGTCAATTTTCGCAATCGAGAAAATACCTATACAAAAGACTTAAAGGCAGCAAAGTCTTTCTTCGGCGTGAATTTATTACAAATCAATCCCAATACCAAACTTTCGAACCAAATCCTACCACTTTTCAAGATCAAAAGAAATGGCTAA
- a CDS encoding VWA domain-containing protein, whose translation MDQFQRPYLLFLIIPLLILGAYQWRKKPFGAILLIQSDRFQRPETNLPTKIRKFFLSFTETLFYLAGIFLILASAGPGEKYKLTPDITNGIDIMIALDISGSMINSYDFLPKNRLTVSKELLREFIQKRLYDRIGIVLFAGAAYLQSPLSNDRYALDELIADTSDEDINEQGTAVGDALVLSTYRLKDSQAKSKIIILLTDGVSNTGKLDPETASYAAKAFGIKVYCIGIGREQGQYEVNYESLQAISQSTNGRFFRAESPEVLQEVLNEINGLETVELPSKPLEIHETHFPFAVLIFFTLLGIAGIFMIYPLTEKL comes from the coding sequence ATGGACCAATTCCAAAGGCCCTACTTACTTTTCCTAATCATTCCATTGTTAATCCTTGGCGCATACCAATGGAGAAAAAAACCTTTCGGAGCAATTTTACTCATCCAATCTGATAGATTTCAAAGGCCAGAAACAAATCTACCTACAAAAATAAGAAAGTTTTTTTTAAGTTTTACAGAGACATTGTTTTATCTTGCTGGAATATTTCTGATCCTTGCTTCTGCCGGCCCAGGAGAGAAATACAAACTAACCCCAGACATTACAAATGGAATCGATATCATGATTGCTTTAGATATTTCAGGTTCGATGATCAATTCCTACGATTTTTTGCCCAAAAACAGATTAACCGTTTCAAAGGAACTCCTAAGAGAATTCATTCAAAAACGATTATATGATCGAATTGGAATCGTTTTATTTGCTGGTGCTGCCTATCTCCAATCACCCCTATCCAACGATAGATACGCGTTAGACGAATTGATTGCAGATACCTCCGACGAAGATATAAACGAACAAGGAACTGCTGTTGGGGATGCGTTAGTGTTATCCACTTACCGACTCAAAGATTCCCAAGCTAAATCTAAAATCATCATCCTACTTACAGATGGCGTATCCAATACAGGGAAATTGGATCCAGAAACTGCTTCGTATGCAGCGAAAGCCTTTGGAATCAAAGTCTACTGTATCGGAATTGGAAGAGAACAAGGCCAATACGAAGTTAATTATGAATCATTGCAGGCAATTTCACAAAGTACAAACGGAAGATTTTTTCGCGCCGAGTCTCCAGAAGTTTTACAAGAGGTGCTAAATGAAATTAATGGACTGGAGACTGTGGAACTTCCCTCCAAACCTTTGGAAATTCATGAAACCCATTTTCCTTTTGCCGTTTTGATTTTTTTTACATTACTAGGAATTGCCGGAATATTCATGATTTATCCACTAACAGAAAAACTATGA
- a CDS encoding VWA domain-containing protein, with the protein MIDLDFLATIAIISIVIWILIFSGKLFINIKANQFKEEHKGLKNRIYTANTKIYLTRILCFLLSLIFAFYSLFKIKSTEMESTKDFESADILFVVDVSLSMNAVDVRPTRLKRFQDLALRILPNLKGNRLGIVVFAGQSFSFCPLTSDITAVSDYIQALGVEMVGAKGTDLALALERVNKIRKKNNNLTSQITVVVSDGEDHENQNLPPIEGEVIVWGIGTQEGGYIEYRDPGTGQGGYVTMDAGIAASPTAPNSVTSKLNPERLKIIAEQNNGSYYDVSFQAEGAYVLLDTIQTVKKKKIQTIERFKNEDGAHPYLIAAFIFLFLERILNLVLQKTPKGIYLLLLLFISFGFGRLEAWELDPGGNSIERGVKSYNNKNYNESQKEFEKAKEHIADDPRLLYNESAAAYQLGQYKDAIGIAEKILSHPQSDTDLKAKTNFSLGNIYSRLGDKKNALKSYTKTLQIDPNHLSAKKNIEHLTKKKDSNQKQKENDSSPETQPKEKKTKGKEDKSDAERILDPFSQDSILKNKKGGSFDNEKFW; encoded by the coding sequence ATGATTGACTTAGACTTTTTAGCCACAATTGCCATTATATCGATAGTAATTTGGATCCTAATTTTTTCTGGGAAACTATTCATTAACATCAAAGCAAACCAGTTCAAAGAAGAACATAAGGGTTTAAAAAACAGAATTTATACAGCAAATACAAAAATCTATCTTACAAGGATTCTTTGTTTTCTTCTCTCACTTATCTTTGCATTTTATTCGTTATTTAAGATAAAATCTACAGAAATGGAATCCACCAAAGACTTCGAATCAGCAGACATTTTGTTCGTGGTCGATGTAAGTTTATCAATGAATGCAGTTGATGTGAGGCCGACTCGACTCAAAAGATTCCAAGACTTAGCTTTACGTATTCTTCCAAACCTAAAAGGGAATCGGCTGGGAATTGTTGTTTTTGCCGGCCAATCCTTTTCCTTCTGTCCCTTAACTTCGGATATTACTGCCGTCTCCGATTACATACAGGCGCTAGGTGTTGAAATGGTTGGAGCCAAAGGAACAGACCTTGCCTTGGCCCTCGAAAGAGTAAACAAAATCAGAAAGAAAAACAACAACCTCACTTCGCAAATTACAGTTGTTGTCTCTGACGGCGAGGATCATGAAAATCAGAATCTACCACCTATCGAAGGCGAGGTGATCGTGTGGGGAATTGGAACTCAAGAAGGTGGCTATATCGAATATCGGGATCCTGGAACAGGACAGGGAGGATACGTAACAATGGATGCAGGAATCGCTGCTTCTCCTACAGCACCAAATTCAGTTACTTCGAAATTAAATCCAGAAAGGTTAAAAATTATTGCAGAACAAAATAATGGATCCTATTACGATGTGTCTTTCCAAGCAGAGGGAGCCTATGTTCTCTTAGATACCATCCAAACTGTTAAAAAAAAGAAAATCCAAACAATTGAACGTTTTAAAAACGAAGATGGTGCGCACCCTTATTTAATCGCAGCTTTTATATTTCTGTTTTTAGAAAGAATCCTAAACTTAGTTTTACAGAAAACACCAAAAGGAATTTATTTACTTCTACTTTTATTTATCTCATTTGGATTTGGCAGACTGGAAGCCTGGGAATTAGATCCAGGTGGCAATTCTATTGAAAGGGGAGTCAAATCTTATAATAATAAGAATTATAATGAAAGCCAAAAAGAATTTGAAAAAGCGAAAGAACACATTGCTGACGATCCAAGGTTACTTTACAATGAATCAGCAGCTGCTTACCAACTAGGACAATACAAAGACGCAATTGGAATTGCAGAAAAAATTTTATCACATCCTCAATCTGACACTGACCTAAAAGCAAAAACAAATTTTAGTCTTGGGAACATTTACTCAAGATTAGGTGACAAAAAAAATGCTTTAAAATCTTATACAAAAACACTCCAAATAGATCCAAATCATTTATCTGCGAAAAAAAATATCGAACATCTAACTAAGAAAAAAGATTCCAACCAAAAGCAAAAAGAGAATGATTCCAGTCCAGAGACTCAGCCAAAAGAAAAGAAAACAAAGGGGAAGGAAGATAAATCTGATGCAGAGAGGATATTGGATCCATTTTCACAAGACTCCATTCTTAAAAACAAAAAAGGAGGTTCTTTCGATAATGAAAAATTTTGGTAA
- a CDS encoding PaaI family thioesterase, whose amino-acid sequence MNQPIENPSKHGYEIHHDTCFGCGKENPLGLVADFTFHDETGEVNFTYSFKKMYNGAPGFVHGGILSTVLDEAMGGLCFHLGYIVMTDTMSFKFHKATPVEKELLIRAWPIKKAKRKVLLECELTSLDGEILYVKGEGAFHILPPRFFSDKLTGGKIAIANELLSVNKLKRAHLFDRIET is encoded by the coding sequence ATGAATCAGCCTATAGAAAATCCCTCGAAACATGGATACGAAATCCATCACGATACATGTTTTGGATGCGGGAAAGAAAACCCATTGGGACTAGTTGCAGACTTCACCTTCCATGATGAAACGGGAGAAGTAAACTTTACCTATAGTTTTAAAAAAATGTACAATGGCGCTCCAGGATTTGTCCATGGCGGAATTCTTTCGACAGTTTTAGATGAAGCGATGGGCGGACTGTGTTTTCACTTAGGTTATATCGTTATGACAGATACGATGAGTTTTAAATTTCACAAAGCAACACCTGTCGAAAAAGAATTACTCATTCGCGCATGGCCAATCAAAAAAGCAAAACGCAAAGTATTATTAGAATGTGAACTCACATCGCTTGATGGAGAGATACTATATGTAAAAGGGGAGGGTGCTTTCCATATACTTCCTCCGCGTTTTTTTTCTGATAAGTTAACCGGAGGGAAAATAGCGATTGCGAACGAATTGCTATCGGTAAATAAATTGAAACGCGCACATCTCTTTGATAGGATAGAAACATGA
- a CDS encoding alpha/beta fold hydrolase, with the protein MLPISIHTKFHSIEGVEWGNPQGIPILAFHGWLDNANSFAPLAKFFPDYRFISIDFPGHGKSSHKPENTVYYFAEYALEVVSIAQALGLEDFILMAHSMGAAVSTLVAGTNLLKIRKLVLIESLGPLTNLSESAPDILTEAIKQILHPRGKKETFFPDMESAVSVRMRAGDMNKESAEILMERGIEKTPKGLKPRRDLRLHYNSFFRYTEEQIISFCKRIACPTLLVLGDKSGYPIAEKYKPRKDAVKFLTEVILPGGHHLHMDSPKEVSSAIIEFLEK; encoded by the coding sequence ATGTTGCCGATTTCGATTCACACAAAATTCCACTCCATTGAGGGGGTTGAGTGGGGGAATCCGCAAGGAATACCTATCCTTGCATTCCATGGTTGGTTAGACAATGCCAATAGTTTTGCGCCGCTTGCAAAGTTTTTTCCAGATTATCGTTTCATTTCTATCGATTTTCCGGGTCACGGAAAATCTAGCCATAAACCGGAAAATACAGTTTATTATTTTGCCGAATATGCACTTGAGGTAGTATCAATCGCACAAGCACTTGGGTTAGAGGACTTTATTTTGATGGCACATTCCATGGGTGCCGCAGTCTCAACGTTAGTTGCGGGAACCAATCTTTTAAAAATCAGAAAACTTGTTTTAATTGAATCCCTTGGCCCACTCACTAACCTCTCGGAATCAGCACCAGATATACTTACAGAAGCTATCAAACAAATACTGCACCCTCGGGGAAAAAAAGAAACTTTCTTCCCCGATATGGAATCAGCTGTGAGTGTAAGAATGCGAGCAGGTGATATGAATAAAGAATCTGCAGAAATTCTTATGGAGCGGGGGATTGAGAAAACTCCAAAAGGTTTAAAACCAAGAAGGGATTTAAGACTACATTATAATTCATTTTTTCGCTACACGGAAGAACAAATCATATCCTTTTGTAAACGGATTGCATGTCCAACCTTGCTAGTCTTAGGTGATAAATCGGGTTACCCAATAGCTGAAAAATACAAACCCAGAAAAGATGCTGTAAAATTCTTAACTGAAGTGATTTTACCGGGTGGCCACCATCTGCATATGGATTCTCCGAAGGAAGTATCCTCTGCCATTATAGAATTTTTAGAAAAATAA
- a CDS encoding NAD(P)/FAD-dependent oxidoreductase: MSQIKKKILIVGAGFGGLQVIKSLANHKSFDITVVDKKNHHLFQPLLYQVATAVLSPADIAIPSRSITTKYKNVKILLGDVTEVDFKKREVKFQNNSETYDYLILATGARTSYFGNHSWKEKTLGLKNLKDALAIRRRILLSFEQAELIGNYEKAKSFMHYVIIGGGPTGVELAGSIAELSHNIIRKDFRNIDSGMTKVTLIEAGPRLLTAFSEKSSAFTKEKLESRGVEVLTNSPVVDITDTGVVLKDRTIESKTVIWAAGVEGSALAKALSINKDKANRIIVDEYCRTIEYPEVFVIGDAANYSKGLTRPLPGVSPVAMQQGRYVAKIIESIEKKKSITPFHYFDKGNMATIGRTDAVAEFGKIRLKGILGWLGWLFVHLVYQVGFKNKVSTLLSWVWSYLTFRAGSRLIQEEMDELSVRS, translated from the coding sequence ATGTCTCAAATAAAGAAAAAAATATTAATCGTTGGGGCCGGGTTTGGTGGATTACAAGTAATCAAATCTCTCGCAAACCACAAATCTTTTGACATCACTGTCGTTGATAAAAAAAATCACCACCTTTTCCAACCACTTTTATACCAAGTGGCAACTGCAGTGTTATCGCCAGCTGACATTGCGATTCCCTCTAGATCCATCACAACAAAATATAAAAACGTCAAAATTCTCCTCGGTGATGTCACTGAAGTCGATTTCAAAAAACGCGAAGTTAAATTCCAAAATAATTCGGAAACCTACGACTACTTAATTTTAGCAACGGGAGCAAGAACTAGTTATTTTGGGAACCATAGCTGGAAAGAAAAAACACTCGGACTAAAAAACCTAAAAGATGCTTTAGCGATCAGAAGAAGGATCCTCCTCTCCTTCGAACAAGCGGAATTGATCGGTAACTACGAAAAAGCTAAAAGTTTTATGCACTATGTCATTATCGGAGGCGGACCGACTGGAGTAGAACTTGCTGGTTCTATTGCTGAACTTTCTCACAATATCATTCGCAAAGACTTCCGAAACATAGATTCCGGTATGACAAAAGTGACACTAATTGAAGCAGGCCCCCGGTTACTTACAGCCTTTAGCGAAAAGTCGAGTGCCTTTACCAAAGAAAAACTGGAGAGTAGGGGAGTGGAAGTGCTTACAAATTCCCCCGTAGTAGATATTACCGACACAGGTGTTGTTCTGAAAGATAGAACTATAGAATCCAAAACTGTTATTTGGGCAGCAGGAGTCGAGGGATCAGCACTAGCAAAAGCTTTGTCAATTAACAAGGATAAGGCGAATCGAATCATAGTAGATGAATATTGCCGGACAATTGAATATCCAGAAGTATTTGTTATCGGAGATGCGGCCAATTATAGCAAAGGTCTCACAAGACCTCTGCCAGGAGTATCCCCTGTAGCTATGCAACAAGGAAGGTATGTTGCGAAAATCATCGAATCGATCGAAAAGAAAAAATCCATTACCCCTTTCCATTACTTTGATAAAGGGAATATGGCAACAATAGGAAGAACGGATGCCGTTGCCGAGTTCGGAAAAATTCGATTAAAAGGAATTTTAGGATGGCTAGGATGGCTTTTCGTACATCTTGTATACCAAGTTGGATTTAAAAACAAAGTGAGCACTTTACTCAGTTGGGTATGGAGTTATTTAACATTCCGAGCCGGATCTAGGCTCATCCAAGAAGAGATGGATGAACTTTCAGTTCGATCTTAA
- a CDS encoding putative porin: MVPKISKIPFLFLLISLTPVYAEIIWGPSVEKSGGEYIFETGNKYPNLSGIRGGSRITFPRTFSLFGIQGIFTKDRWEVSGALKTTGWYQKSGEARDEDFVLGSISTENTTNIATREWSYRDSATIYAGSRNFADGKGKSTVFENKAELNGRYYFQNANPNYWADGSGFFLSAGVRYSYFKYLFYDVNQFIDSTPVFYGPIGMGLSFSNDLWEFFGGGGYRYSAGDFYLDFSFMPSFGRIKTRDFHVQRSINFFSENYGLGWASKAEVGYKMSPTWLSYIRINHRRFFSEGRFTSQGGLTTEDLTSNLVSGFKSHINIKDYSIEIGALNKVDWSGGSENSEKVIPKTEE; the protein is encoded by the coding sequence TTGGTGCCCAAAATTTCCAAAATCCCTTTTTTATTTCTACTCATAAGTCTGACTCCGGTCTATGCAGAAATAATCTGGGGACCTAGTGTCGAAAAATCAGGCGGAGAGTATATCTTCGAAACAGGAAACAAATACCCAAACTTATCTGGAATTCGAGGAGGATCACGGATCACTTTCCCGAGGACGTTCTCACTATTTGGCATTCAAGGAATATTCACCAAGGATCGTTGGGAAGTTAGTGGAGCGCTAAAAACCACTGGCTGGTATCAAAAATCAGGCGAAGCACGCGATGAGGATTTTGTCCTCGGTTCTATATCTACAGAAAATACGACGAACATCGCAACTCGCGAATGGAGTTATAGAGACTCTGCTACTATTTATGCCGGAAGCCGCAACTTTGCTGATGGCAAAGGGAAATCCACAGTATTCGAAAACAAAGCAGAATTAAATGGGAGGTATTATTTTCAGAATGCAAATCCCAATTATTGGGCTGATGGTTCTGGCTTTTTTCTTTCAGCAGGAGTAAGGTATTCATACTTCAAATACTTATTCTACGATGTGAATCAATTCATAGATTCTACTCCGGTATTCTATGGACCAATTGGAATGGGGCTTAGTTTTTCCAACGATCTTTGGGAATTCTTTGGTGGAGGTGGTTATCGTTATTCAGCTGGCGATTTCTATTTAGACTTTAGTTTTATGCCATCGTTCGGAAGGATTAAAACCAGAGATTTTCACGTTCAACGATCTATCAATTTTTTCTCTGAAAATTATGGCTTAGGTTGGGCTTCAAAGGCAGAAGTAGGGTATAAAATGAGTCCTACCTGGTTAAGTTATATCCGAATCAATCACCGGAGATTTTTTTCTGAAGGAAGGTTTACATCGCAAGGAGGTCTTACAACGGAAGATTTAACTTCTAATTTAGTCAGTGGCTTTAAATCGCATATTAACATTAAGGATTATTCTATCGAAATTGGAGCGCTAAACAAAGTGGACTGGTCTGGGGGGTCAGAAAATTCTGAAAAAGTAATACCAAAAACAGAAGAGTAA